A stretch of the Aminipila terrae genome encodes the following:
- a CDS encoding cob(I)yrinic acid a,c-diamide adenosyltransferase: MANLYTKTGDKGQTGLVGGSRVPKDSPRVECYGTLDEANSMLGLAYSLTEHPYIKECICGIQKKLFVLGAELASDEKGISLLRNNISEMDVTALEDIVDKCTETTGKQTEFVIPGVNSASAAMHAARTIIRRAERAVISARRHENIREILIQYINRLSDAVYALARLEETYVKQKEVKATVEEAVKKSMEKAGLWKTASENRPFSLETIKQMAQYAEDKAREINVPMVFSAVDQGGNLLLLHRMEDSLLISIKVSISKAYTANALKMPTDQLADLIVPGAEFYGLQNLNEGKIIAFGGGIPYKVEDKVVGAIGVSGGSAEEDRAIAQFALKQVSGGQ; the protein is encoded by the coding sequence TTGGCAAACTTATACACCAAAACGGGAGATAAGGGCCAGACTGGATTAGTAGGCGGGTCCAGGGTACCTAAGGACAGTCCCAGGGTAGAGTGCTATGGTACCCTGGATGAGGCAAATTCCATGCTGGGCCTGGCATATTCACTAACAGAACACCCTTATATAAAAGAATGTATATGTGGCATCCAGAAAAAACTGTTTGTTCTTGGGGCAGAGCTGGCAAGTGATGAAAAGGGAATATCCCTTTTAAGAAATAACATCTCTGAGATGGATGTAACAGCGTTAGAGGACATTGTGGATAAATGTACGGAGACCACGGGGAAACAGACTGAATTTGTCATCCCAGGAGTAAATAGTGCTTCGGCAGCAATGCATGCAGCAAGGACCATAATACGAAGAGCCGAAAGAGCTGTAATTTCTGCCAGAAGGCATGAAAATATCAGAGAAATTTTAATTCAATACATAAACAGGCTGTCTGATGCAGTATATGCACTAGCCAGGCTGGAAGAAACCTATGTGAAGCAGAAGGAAGTTAAAGCCACAGTAGAAGAAGCCGTAAAAAAGTCTATGGAGAAAGCTGGTCTATGGAAAACCGCCAGTGAGAACAGGCCCTTTAGTTTAGAAACCATAAAACAGATGGCTCAGTATGCAGAGGATAAGGCCCGAGAGATAAATGTGCCCATGGTGTTTTCTGCGGTAGATCAGGGAGGAAACTTATTACTGCTTCACAGAATGGAGGACTCCCTTTTAATCAGTATAAAGGTTTCTATAAGTAAAGCTTATACAGCAAATGCGCTAAAGATGCCCACAGATCAGCTGGCAGATTTAATAGTACCCGGTGCAGAATTCTATGGACTTCAAAATCTTAACGAGGGAAAGATCATTGCTTTTGGAGGAGGAATTCCATATAAAGTAGAGGATAAAGTGGTAGGTGCTATTGGTGTGAGCGGCGGAAGTGCGGAAGAGGACAGGGCAATTGCACAATTTGCATTAAAGCAGGTTTCAGGAGGTCAGTAA
- a CDS encoding 4Fe-4S dicluster domain-containing protein encodes MGKLISQDDVITKTVKGLIVLPENHSLVNSLTKDVSHMMREAKTACMHCSLCSEVCPRGLLGHRIEPHKLIRIASYGKVCDSKVTPVNAFLCCGCRLCEYACVQNLQPWKINGILKGEMAKAGIRNSLNNKPEKSAAFREYKKFPVNKLIARLGLSSYDKPAPMVPLEKKFSNVFIPLKQHTGVPAEPVVKVGDLVSKGDLIGKISEGKLGSNIHASMSGTVTSVGTDSISIQV; translated from the coding sequence ATGGGAAAACTCATTTCCCAGGATGATGTAATTACAAAAACTGTAAAAGGGCTTATTGTACTGCCTGAAAATCACTCTTTAGTTAACAGTTTAACTAAGGATGTATCCCATATGATGCGGGAAGCAAAAACTGCATGTATGCATTGCAGCCTTTGTTCAGAAGTATGCCCGAGGGGTTTGTTAGGTCACCGGATTGAACCTCATAAACTGATTCGTATAGCAAGTTATGGGAAAGTCTGTGACAGTAAAGTGACACCAGTGAATGCGTTTCTGTGCTGCGGATGCAGGTTATGTGAATATGCCTGTGTGCAGAATCTGCAGCCTTGGAAAATAAACGGAATCTTAAAAGGTGAAATGGCAAAAGCAGGGATAAGGAATTCTCTTAATAATAAACCAGAAAAATCAGCAGCTTTCAGGGAATATAAAAAGTTTCCTGTCAATAAACTGATTGCCAGATTAGGGCTTAGTTCCTATGATAAGCCGGCACCAATGGTTCCTTTAGAAAAAAAGTTTAGCAATGTATTCATTCCATTGAAGCAGCATACTGGTGTACCGGCAGAGCCTGTGGTAAAAGTAGGAGACTTAGTAAGTAAAGGCGATTTAATAGGAAAAATTTCTGAAGGAAAACTAGGAAGTAATATTCATGCCAGTATGTCAGGGACGGTTACGAGTGTAGGTACTGACAGTATTAGTATACAGGTATAA
- a CDS encoding aldehyde dehydrogenase family protein → MNIDVNMVEALVKKVINSVNENASSLNEDYSYGIFENMDDAAEAAAVAQRKYLGCSMSERAKYVQVIRDVVLKKENLELISQMAVEETGMGKYEHKLVKNSLAATKSPGIEDLTTEAMTGDDGLTIVEYSPFGVIGAIAPTTNPTETIICNSIGMLAAGNSVIFSPHPRAKNVSLTLIKMINKGLEEAGAPRNLIVTVKEPSIENTNKMMENPKVRMLVATGGPAIVKTVLSSGKKAIGAGAGNPPVVVDETADIEKAASDIIAGCSFDNNLPCIAEKEVIAVDSIADYLIFNMKKSGAYEVKDSALIRQLEGLVINENGGPKTSFVGKSAQYILSYVGIQVGPEIKVIIMETPREHPFVQTELMMPILPVVRVNDVDEAIELAIQAEHGNRHTAMMHSRNVDKLTKMAKLIQTTIFVKNGPSYAGIGVGGEGYTTFTIAGPTGEGLTSAKSFARKRRCVLVGGLDVR, encoded by the coding sequence ATGAATATAGATGTAAACATGGTAGAGGCATTGGTAAAAAAGGTAATCAACAGTGTAAATGAAAATGCCTCATCATTAAATGAAGATTATAGTTACGGAATATTTGAAAATATGGATGATGCAGCAGAGGCTGCGGCTGTGGCACAGAGAAAATATCTGGGTTGCAGCATGTCAGAAAGAGCAAAATACGTGCAGGTAATCCGTGATGTAGTCTTAAAGAAAGAAAATCTGGAGCTGATATCCCAGATGGCAGTTGAAGAAACAGGTATGGGAAAGTATGAACATAAACTGGTTAAAAATTCTTTAGCAGCCACAAAGAGCCCAGGAATTGAAGACTTAACCACAGAGGCAATGACTGGTGATGATGGACTGACCATTGTAGAATACTCCCCTTTTGGTGTAATTGGTGCAATAGCTCCAACTACCAATCCAACAGAAACTATAATCTGCAATTCGATCGGCATGCTTGCGGCAGGAAATTCTGTTATATTCAGTCCTCATCCAAGAGCAAAAAATGTATCACTGACATTAATAAAAATGATTAATAAAGGGCTTGAAGAGGCTGGAGCACCCAGAAATCTTATTGTAACAGTAAAAGAACCTTCCATTGAAAATACAAACAAGATGATGGAAAATCCTAAGGTAAGAATGCTTGTTGCAACAGGAGGCCCTGCTATTGTTAAAACGGTACTTTCAAGCGGGAAAAAAGCAATTGGAGCAGGAGCAGGAAATCCTCCTGTAGTGGTGGATGAAACTGCTGATATAGAAAAAGCAGCCTCTGATATTATTGCAGGATGTAGCTTTGACAACAATCTGCCATGTATAGCAGAAAAAGAAGTGATAGCAGTAGATTCAATTGCAGATTATCTGATTTTTAATATGAAAAAATCTGGAGCTTATGAAGTGAAAGACTCCGCTCTCATAAGGCAGCTGGAAGGGTTGGTCATAAATGAAAATGGTGGCCCGAAAACAAGCTTCGTAGGGAAAAGCGCACAGTACATACTTTCCTATGTGGGAATTCAGGTAGGTCCGGAAATAAAAGTAATTATTATGGAAACACCAAGAGAACACCCCTTTGTACAAACGGAGCTGATGATGCCTATACTGCCTGTGGTACGTGTAAATGACGTTGATGAAGCCATTGAGCTGGCCATTCAGGCAGAGCATGGCAACAGGCATACGGCTATGATGCATTCCAGAAATGTAGATAAACTTACTAAGATGGCTAAATTGATACAGACAACTATTTTTGTTAAAAATGGCCCTTCTTATGCAGGTATTGGAGTAGGTGGCGAAGGCTATACAACCTTTACTATTGCAGGTCCTACAGGAGAGGGCCTTACATCTGCAAAGTCTTTTGCCAGAAAACGAAGATGCGTACTTGTAGGAGGATTAGATGTAAGGTAA
- a CDS encoding SLBB domain-containing protein, protein MEKSLTALAEQAGIVGAGGAGFPSHVKYNAKAEYVIVNGAECEPLLRVDQQLMAKEAEKLLAALQLIVNHVGAREGVIALKRKYHDAEAALRALLKNYPKLKLYFLDNFYPAGDEQVVVYEVTGRIVPEGGIPLNVGVIVTNVETAINVYEACVNGQNVTDKYLTVTGEVVNRITVKVPLGITVKEAIDLAGGQQ, encoded by the coding sequence ATGGAAAAAAGTTTGACAGCTTTGGCAGAACAAGCGGGGATTGTAGGCGCAGGAGGTGCAGGATTTCCCAGCCATGTAAAGTACAATGCAAAAGCTGAATATGTAATTGTCAATGGTGCAGAGTGTGAACCTTTACTCAGAGTGGACCAGCAACTGATGGCCAAGGAGGCTGAAAAACTTCTTGCAGCCCTGCAGTTAATCGTTAATCATGTAGGGGCCAGGGAAGGGGTTATAGCATTAAAAAGAAAATACCATGATGCAGAAGCCGCATTAAGGGCTCTGCTAAAGAATTATCCTAAGTTAAAATTGTATTTTCTGGATAACTTTTATCCGGCAGGGGATGAGCAGGTAGTGGTGTATGAAGTTACTGGAAGAATTGTACCAGAAGGTGGAATACCTTTAAATGTAGGAGTTATTGTTACAAATGTAGAAACGGCAATCAATGTTTACGAGGCGTGTGTCAATGGGCAGAATGTAACGGATAAATATTTAACGGTTACAGGGGAGGTAGTAAACAGAATAACGGTGAAAGTTCCTCTGGGAATAACGGTGAAAGAGGCTATTGATTTAGCTGGGGGCCAACAGTAA
- a CDS encoding flavoprotein — protein sequence MSRDNLENAIYEVLISYIAEKVTEKIAMYHKKALVVFTGSLMNFDEAMKNLKKLREDGLIFEVFLSESAGYLLDLSKIQENLQPVEIYQSSQKLPEQLAKDFETVIVPTMTINTAAKLACCIADTPASRLISSAMMREKNVIIGIDGCCPDNKERVAKGYKMTESLKAQLRDYMKKIASYGAYLTTLENLYDSTKRKVLHLGPGGGTFIENKGDAGENAGCMVLSKKVIGNVDILLNAGCRVIKVNRDALVTTLAEETARGKKIQLIRE from the coding sequence GCTATTTACGAGGTTCTGATATCATACATTGCCGAAAAAGTAACAGAAAAGATAGCCATGTATCATAAAAAAGCTTTAGTTGTTTTTACGGGTTCGTTGATGAATTTTGATGAAGCAATGAAAAACTTAAAAAAGCTAAGAGAGGATGGACTTATTTTTGAAGTATTTTTATCGGAGAGTGCCGGATATCTTTTAGATTTATCTAAAATTCAGGAAAACCTGCAACCTGTAGAAATTTATCAAAGCAGTCAGAAACTGCCGGAACAACTGGCAAAAGATTTTGAGACAGTTATAGTCCCGACAATGACCATAAATACAGCAGCAAAATTAGCCTGTTGTATAGCAGATACACCTGCTTCAAGGCTGATTTCCAGCGCTATGATGCGGGAGAAAAATGTGATTATTGGTATAGATGGATGCTGCCCAGATAATAAAGAACGTGTTGCAAAAGGTTATAAAATGACAGAGTCATTAAAAGCTCAACTAAGAGATTACATGAAAAAAATAGCTTCTTACGGAGCATATTTAACTACTCTTGAAAACTTATATGATAGCACTAAAAGGAAAGTACTGCATCTGGGACCGGGAGGCGGAACCTTCATTGAAAATAAGGGAGATGCTGGTGAGAATGCTGGATGCATGGTACTTTCCAAAAAAGTAATCGGAAACGTAGATATATTATTAAATGCCGGGTGCCGAGTAATTAAGGTTAACAGGGATGCCCTTGTAACTACATTGGCAGAAGAGACTGCCCGGGGAAAAAAGATACAGTTAATTAGGGAATGA
- a CDS encoding EutN/CcmL family microcompartment protein — MYLAKVVGTVVSTRKDDNLTGNKMLLVKELSDTMEIVGRTEIAVDTVGAGTGETVIISKGSSAKYALGNPTTPVDATIVGIVDSVEINI, encoded by the coding sequence ATGTATTTAGCAAAAGTAGTTGGAACTGTAGTTTCAACCCGTAAAGATGACAATCTGACAGGAAACAAGATGTTGCTGGTTAAAGAATTATCAGACACCATGGAGATTGTTGGTAGAACTGAAATCGCAGTTGATACAGTAGGTGCCGGAACGGGAGAAACCGTTATTATTTCCAAGGGCAGTTCAGCCAAATATGCACTGGGAAATCCTACGACTCCAGTTGATGCAACTATTGTTGGAATTGTAGATTCTGTAGAAATAAATATATAG